The Streptomyces sp. NBC_01268 genome window below encodes:
- a CDS encoding winged helix-turn-helix transcriptional regulator, whose translation MEVSVDGVRRTVVVDAMCPERRVLEHVTSRWGVLILIALLERSYRFGELRRAVGGVSEKMLTQTLQTLERDGLVHRDAQPVIPPRVDYSLTALGREAAEQVAALAQWTERRLPAVQEARARYDTVRGASQ comes from the coding sequence ATGGAAGTAAGTGTGGACGGAGTCAGGCGGACCGTCGTGGTCGACGCGATGTGCCCCGAGCGGCGCGTCCTGGAGCACGTCACCAGCCGCTGGGGCGTGCTCATCCTCATCGCCCTGCTGGAGCGCTCGTACCGCTTCGGCGAGCTGCGCCGGGCGGTCGGCGGGGTCAGCGAGAAGATGCTCACCCAGACCCTCCAGACCCTGGAGCGCGACGGCCTCGTGCACCGCGACGCCCAACCCGTGATCCCGCCGCGCGTCGACTACAGCCTCACCGCCCTCGGCCGCGAGGCCGCCGAGCAGGTCGCCGCGCTGGCGCAGTGGACCGAGCGCCGGCTCCCCGCCGTCCAGGAGGCCCGCGCGCGTTACGACACGGTGCGCGGGGCGTCCCAATGA
- a CDS encoding bifunctional serine/threonine-protein kinase/ABC transporter substrate-binding protein: MSSTPQPAGGTDPAGLQPLLPSDPSALAGYRLLGRLGAGGMGVVYLGRTDTGALAAVKVTHADQADQPDFRARFRREVEAARRVVSPWAVPVTGADPDAPEPWMATAFVAGPSLGEAVRAHGPLPERSVRILGGAVARALAAVHATGIVHRDVKPGNVLLAADGPRLIDFGIARTTGETGLTSVDMVVGTPGFLAPEQAEARAAEIGPASDVFALGCLLAFAATGRPPFGTGTLDALLYRTVHDEPDLDGVPDPLLDLVRQCLAKEPAARPTAEQVADRLTEDTPGDAADWLPAPVVTTIAVRSAAMLALPDIDPTAPGTDPAAPAASSRRGFLALGAGAAVLAAGGGAFALWNSRRDGADDAKAPAPKARNTWSIGVLADLSGPAQEIGRAQERGARLAVERFNAVHKGKPFTLELKVADDRGDRAGAFAVARRLTSDPSVIAVLGPTSDDTGIAALPAFEEAGVPLLTTSAGYNLFTLRGESGPPNTTVLRAIPSHFMAGAFLAWSTTLLPQVRRPGILQERTDDQYGWQYVRGARFGFDQAGLKPHFRVIPGQATDYRRVIGEMIDAGIDTYIHCGVRSTAVLAARALNELGFTGPRFTGQHVFGSRFLKEAGSAAEGWFVCAPVVDPVQRAADAKLKPADRKVTQDFLDAYRKRYGTTPDFYSGESFDVVELVTSWLSANAAKGPLTRKGLWQALRKQKYEHGAMGGYQFDDHGELRGVGTFIYGVQKGAYKFISAAPAEPQNKKS, from the coding sequence ATGAGCTCGACGCCTCAGCCCGCAGGCGGCACCGACCCCGCCGGCCTCCAGCCGCTCCTCCCCTCCGACCCCTCCGCCCTCGCCGGCTACCGGCTCCTCGGCCGCCTCGGCGCCGGCGGCATGGGTGTCGTCTACCTCGGCCGCACCGACACCGGCGCGCTCGCCGCCGTCAAGGTGACCCACGCCGACCAGGCCGACCAGCCCGACTTCCGAGCCCGTTTCCGCCGCGAGGTCGAGGCCGCCCGCCGGGTCGTCAGCCCCTGGGCCGTCCCCGTGACCGGCGCCGACCCCGACGCGCCCGAGCCGTGGATGGCGACCGCCTTCGTGGCGGGTCCCTCCCTCGGCGAGGCGGTCCGCGCGCACGGACCGCTGCCCGAGCGGAGCGTACGGATCCTCGGCGGCGCCGTCGCCCGCGCGCTCGCCGCCGTGCACGCGACCGGGATCGTCCACCGGGACGTGAAGCCGGGCAACGTCCTGCTCGCGGCCGACGGGCCTCGGCTGATCGACTTCGGCATCGCCCGCACGACCGGGGAGACCGGTCTCACCTCGGTCGACATGGTCGTCGGCACCCCCGGATTCCTCGCCCCCGAGCAGGCCGAGGCCCGCGCCGCCGAGATCGGCCCCGCCTCCGACGTCTTCGCCCTCGGCTGCCTCCTGGCCTTCGCGGCCACCGGACGACCGCCCTTCGGCACCGGCACCCTGGACGCGCTGCTGTACCGGACCGTCCACGACGAGCCCGACCTCGACGGCGTACCGGACCCGCTGCTCGACCTCGTACGGCAGTGCCTCGCCAAGGAGCCGGCCGCACGCCCCACCGCCGAGCAGGTCGCCGACCGGCTGACCGAGGACACCCCCGGAGACGCGGCCGACTGGCTGCCGGCACCCGTCGTCACCACGATCGCGGTCCGCTCGGCGGCCATGCTGGCGCTCCCCGACATCGACCCGACAGCGCCCGGAACCGACCCGGCCGCCCCAGCCGCATCCAGTCGGCGCGGCTTCCTGGCACTCGGCGCAGGTGCCGCCGTACTCGCCGCGGGCGGCGGTGCGTTCGCCCTGTGGAACTCACGGCGCGACGGCGCCGACGACGCGAAGGCCCCGGCGCCGAAGGCCCGCAACACCTGGAGCATCGGCGTCCTCGCCGACCTGTCCGGCCCCGCCCAGGAGATCGGCCGGGCCCAGGAGCGCGGCGCCCGGCTCGCCGTCGAGCGCTTCAACGCCGTGCACAAGGGCAAGCCCTTCACCCTGGAACTCAAGGTCGCCGACGACCGCGGGGACCGCGCCGGCGCCTTCGCCGTCGCCCGCCGGCTCACCTCCGACCCCTCCGTGATCGCCGTCCTCGGCCCCACCTCCGACGACACCGGCATCGCCGCGCTTCCCGCCTTCGAGGAGGCCGGCGTGCCGCTGCTCACCACCTCGGCGGGCTACAACCTCTTCACCCTGCGCGGGGAGTCCGGCCCCCCGAACACGACGGTGCTGCGCGCCATCCCGAGCCACTTCATGGCGGGCGCCTTCCTCGCCTGGTCCACCACGCTGCTGCCGCAGGTCCGCCGTCCGGGCATCCTCCAGGAACGCACCGACGACCAGTACGGCTGGCAGTACGTCAGAGGCGCCCGCTTCGGTTTCGACCAGGCCGGTCTCAAGCCGCACTTCCGGGTGATCCCCGGCCAGGCCACCGACTACCGCCGGGTCATCGGCGAGATGATCGACGCCGGCATCGACACCTACATCCACTGCGGTGTCCGGTCCACGGCCGTGCTCGCGGCACGCGCCTTGAACGAACTCGGTTTCACCGGGCCCCGGTTCACCGGCCAGCACGTCTTCGGATCGCGATTCCTGAAGGAGGCCGGGAGCGCCGCCGAGGGCTGGTTCGTCTGTGCCCCCGTCGTCGACCCCGTCCAGCGGGCCGCCGACGCCAAGCTGAAGCCCGCCGACCGCAAGGTCACCCAGGACTTCCTCGACGCCTACCGCAAGCGCTACGGCACCACCCCGGACTTCTACTCCGGCGAGTCCTTCGACGTGGTCGAGCTGGTCACGTCCTGGCTCTCCGCGAACGCCGCCAAGGGCCCGCTCACCCGCAAGGGCCTGTGGCAGGCGCTGCGCAAGCAGAAGTACGAGCACGGGGCCATGGGCGGCTACCAGTTCGACGACCACGGCGAACTCAGGGGCGTGGGCACCTTCATCTACGGCGTGCAGAAGGGGGCCTACAAGTTCATCAGCGCCGCCCCGGCCGAGCCCCAGAACAAGAAGAGCTGA